The Candidatus Koribacter versatilis Ellin345 genome has a segment encoding these proteins:
- a CDS encoding DUF2339 domain-containing protein, with protein MDPREQELSELRREVEELRHRVERLEDARPTATAKPAPVAPPQPVPVQPRPQPPTALPIPRKARRSPASAEELEARIGTHWLNRVGIIAVLVGVSYFLKYAFDNGWIGPSGRIAIGLLAGIAVTVWSETFRRKGYALFSYGLKAIGIGTLYLSLWAAVQVYHLISPGVGFVAMAIVTASTVVMALTQNAQLLAAYALAGGFSTPALCSTGQNHEIFLFSYTTLLAAGAVTLTALRGWRRLAVGAFFGTLFMYIAWSATYYNINEFGVTSFFATLFFLIFAAGALVPRVKEPVDATFLAAMLALANASAYFLEMYDLFGNAHPNTFRDNASAWLAIGLAAFYVLLAQQVAKQAAGAENRRLLNLVHLALAIGFVTTAIPLKLNGHWITMGWLVESAALLYVAQRLRHEFLKIFGIVALLFGLFRLLVEGWQRQPFLFLNWRFATFLVAIAVLGAVAYGAQKSERSDERSGGLAAGVMLNGFALIALFHEVQDFFQPEINEKWTEHSYAAARSVETIRSFSHSAVWMLYGATLMFIGFRRGSAFLRWQAIVLLGITIIKVFLFDTSMLDLGFRILSFIGLGVVLLGVSFLYQKGHISLPGRGE; from the coding sequence ATGGATCCGCGAGAGCAGGAGCTTTCGGAGCTGCGCCGCGAGGTGGAAGAGCTCCGCCACCGCGTTGAGCGCCTGGAGGACGCACGTCCGACAGCGACAGCGAAACCGGCTCCGGTTGCTCCGCCGCAACCAGTCCCGGTTCAGCCAAGGCCTCAGCCACCGACTGCACTGCCAATTCCTCGGAAGGCGAGGAGGTCGCCAGCGAGCGCGGAAGAGCTTGAAGCACGCATCGGGACCCACTGGCTTAATCGCGTGGGAATCATTGCGGTGTTGGTAGGCGTTTCCTATTTCCTGAAGTACGCATTCGATAACGGCTGGATCGGGCCGAGCGGACGAATTGCAATTGGATTGCTCGCAGGCATCGCGGTTACGGTATGGAGCGAGACCTTCCGGCGCAAGGGCTATGCCCTGTTCTCGTATGGCCTGAAGGCGATCGGAATTGGAACGCTGTATCTGTCATTGTGGGCTGCGGTGCAGGTGTATCACCTGATTTCGCCGGGCGTTGGCTTTGTGGCGATGGCGATCGTGACGGCCTCGACGGTGGTGATGGCGCTGACGCAGAATGCACAACTGCTCGCGGCGTACGCCCTTGCCGGAGGATTCTCGACACCGGCACTTTGCTCGACCGGGCAGAACCACGAAATATTTCTGTTCTCCTACACGACGCTTCTCGCGGCCGGCGCGGTGACGCTTACGGCCTTGCGCGGGTGGCGGCGGTTGGCGGTGGGCGCGTTCTTCGGAACGTTGTTCATGTACATCGCCTGGAGCGCCACTTATTACAACATCAACGAATTCGGTGTCACCTCGTTCTTTGCGACGCTGTTCTTTTTGATCTTTGCGGCGGGGGCGCTGGTTCCGCGCGTGAAGGAACCGGTAGACGCGACTTTTCTGGCCGCGATGCTGGCGCTGGCAAACGCATCCGCATATTTCCTCGAGATGTACGACTTGTTCGGCAACGCCCACCCGAACACGTTTCGAGACAACGCTTCGGCATGGCTGGCAATTGGATTGGCGGCGTTTTACGTGCTCCTGGCACAACAGGTGGCCAAGCAGGCTGCCGGCGCGGAAAACCGTCGCCTTCTGAATCTCGTGCACCTGGCGCTGGCGATTGGCTTCGTGACAACTGCGATTCCGTTGAAGCTAAATGGGCATTGGATCACGATGGGCTGGCTGGTGGAATCGGCGGCGCTGTTATACGTGGCGCAACGGCTGCGCCATGAGTTCCTGAAGATCTTTGGCATTGTGGCGCTTCTGTTTGGATTGTTCAGGCTGCTGGTTGAAGGCTGGCAGAGGCAGCCATTCCTCTTCTTGAATTGGCGATTTGCGACGTTCCTGGTGGCGATTGCGGTGCTCGGCGCGGTGGCATACGGAGCGCAAAAATCGGAACGTTCTGATGAGCGCTCCGGTGGACTCGCAGCTGGCGTGATGCTGAACGGGTTCGCGCTGATCGCGCTGTTCCACGAAGTTCAGGACTTCTTCCAGCCGGAAATCAACGAGAAATGGACGGAGCACTCTTACGCAGCAGCCCGTAGCGTAGAGACGATTCGCAGCTTCTCGCATTCCGCGGTGTGGATGTTGTACGGTGCAACACTGATGTTCATAGGGTTCCGTCGCGGATCCGCGTTCTTACGTTGGCAGGCGATCGTGTTGCTGGGAATTACGATTATCAAAGTGTTCTTGTTCGACACGTCGATGCTGGACCTTGGTTTCCGGATATTGAGTTTCATCGGACTGGGCGTGGTGCTGCTGGGAGTTTCGTTCTTGTATCAGAAGGGACATATTTCGTTGCCGGGGCGAGGAGAGTAG
- a CDS encoding STAS domain-containing protein has product MALTSSTREKNGVFIVDLNGRIALGDGSAELRDAIKNAVAAGHQKVLLNLAGVSYIDSSGIGELVSGFTSARTRGADVKLCNVTNRVNDLLLVTKLYTVFDIKDTEDAGVGAF; this is encoded by the coding sequence TTGGCTTTAACCTCGAGCACCCGTGAGAAAAACGGAGTTTTCATTGTGGACCTTAACGGCCGCATCGCCCTGGGCGACGGCAGCGCCGAACTCCGCGACGCCATCAAGAACGCAGTCGCCGCCGGACACCAGAAGGTCCTGCTCAACCTCGCTGGCGTCAGCTACATCGATAGCTCCGGCATCGGTGAACTGGTCAGCGGTTTCACCTCCGCCCGCACCCGTGGCGCTGACGTGAAGCTTTGCAATGTCACCAACCGCGTCAACGACCTTCTGCTCGTCACCAAGCTCTATACCGTCTTCGACATCAAAGACACCGAAGACGCCGGCGTCGGCGCGTTCTAG
- the ybaK gene encoding Cys-tRNA(Pro) deacylase encodes MKTNAGRILDGLKIQYELREYEVDPDDLAAESVAEKIGFPPEQVFKTLVARGDRNGVCFAVVPGNYELDLKALAQATGDRKIALVPLKEVQPLTGYIRGGVTALGAKKDYPVVVDELAEIFDVISLSAGVRGTQILIAPADYIRAVNATVAAIAHEKQ; translated from the coding sequence ATGAAGACCAATGCAGGGCGCATCCTCGACGGCCTGAAGATCCAATACGAGCTGCGTGAGTATGAGGTGGATCCAGACGACCTCGCCGCAGAGAGCGTTGCCGAGAAAATCGGGTTCCCACCGGAACAGGTATTCAAAACGCTGGTCGCACGCGGTGATCGCAACGGCGTTTGCTTCGCGGTCGTCCCCGGCAACTACGAACTCGACCTCAAGGCGCTCGCCCAGGCGACTGGCGATCGCAAGATCGCGCTGGTGCCGTTGAAAGAGGTCCAGCCACTCACCGGATATATTCGCGGTGGAGTGACGGCGTTGGGCGCGAAGAAAGACTACCCCGTGGTGGTGGACGAACTCGCGGAGATCTTCGATGTGATCTCGCTGTCGGCCGGGGTGCGCGGGACACAGATCCTGATCGCACCGGCGGATTATATCCGTGCCGTGAATGCGACCGTGGCAGCGATTGCGCACGAAAAGCAGTAG
- a CDS encoding YncE family protein yields MFSWKKAGAGAGVLCALLIGVGCSDTYRPIATAIVKPGGDPQPAKWVYAVYTNPTGTTGTPGPGTLQQIDVSGDSVAVNINVGTNPINASFLGTLSSVIMTVNQGAVPDSSEASITAQPVCNPQFTTCNPQPASSVTLPTGSIPTNVGSRQASLVYILASVAPGCPEGAVYAVNTSYVVANTTCVGNNPSALTQVPNAGRLYVINQGDNTVSVLDPVSQAVITTIPVGTNPVMAATDLSGKYVFVANKGSNNLTVITTSDNSTSTINVGNAPNYIIYSVRRNRLFVTNGGSNDVTVLDLSGSTPSVLKLSVPVGHNPTGVVPLIDGSRYYVANTNDNTVSVLDANSNVVVKTVSLGPAAAITQPLYIETEPTSTKIYVTTPAPPAGTAAANNPNDAPGITVIRTDTNGISNFIQAPQADPKCQVNPTAGLTCAYQVPKEVLAFPR; encoded by the coding sequence ATGTTCTCTTGGAAAAAGGCCGGCGCTGGAGCCGGTGTGCTGTGCGCACTACTGATCGGGGTTGGTTGCAGCGACACCTATCGTCCCATCGCAACCGCGATTGTGAAGCCCGGCGGCGATCCTCAGCCCGCCAAGTGGGTCTATGCCGTCTATACCAATCCGACTGGCACCACTGGAACTCCAGGGCCCGGCACCCTTCAGCAAATTGACGTGTCTGGCGACAGCGTGGCAGTGAACATCAACGTGGGCACGAATCCGATCAATGCCAGCTTCCTGGGTACGCTCTCCTCGGTCATCATGACCGTGAACCAGGGTGCCGTACCGGATTCTTCCGAAGCCAGCATCACCGCGCAGCCGGTTTGCAACCCGCAATTCACCACTTGCAACCCGCAGCCCGCGAGTTCAGTTACTCTGCCGACAGGTTCGATTCCAACCAACGTCGGCTCGCGACAGGCTTCGCTGGTTTACATCCTGGCCTCGGTAGCGCCGGGGTGCCCGGAGGGCGCGGTCTACGCCGTGAACACTTCGTACGTGGTCGCGAACACTACGTGCGTCGGTAACAATCCTTCGGCGCTTACGCAAGTGCCCAACGCCGGCAGGCTGTACGTCATCAACCAGGGTGACAACACCGTGAGTGTGCTCGATCCCGTCAGTCAGGCAGTCATCACAACCATCCCGGTTGGAACTAATCCAGTGATGGCGGCGACTGACCTAAGTGGAAAATACGTTTTCGTTGCGAACAAGGGCTCGAATAATCTCACGGTGATCACTACGTCGGACAATTCGACTTCCACGATCAACGTCGGGAACGCGCCGAATTACATCATCTACAGCGTGCGTCGCAATCGTTTGTTTGTCACCAATGGTGGCAGCAACGACGTGACCGTGCTCGACCTCTCCGGCTCCACGCCCTCCGTGCTGAAGCTGTCGGTACCGGTAGGACACAATCCCACCGGCGTGGTGCCGCTCATTGATGGCAGCCGCTACTATGTCGCGAACACTAACGACAACACGGTCAGCGTTCTCGACGCGAACAGCAACGTCGTGGTGAAAACGGTTTCCCTTGGGCCGGCCGCTGCGATTACGCAGCCGCTCTACATCGAGACCGAGCCGACAAGCACCAAAATTTATGTGACTACGCCCGCGCCTCCCGCCGGCACAGCCGCAGCCAATAATCCCAACGACGCCCCGGGTATCACGGTGATCCGCACCGACACGAATGGAATTTCAAATTTCATTCAAGCGCCACAGGCGGACCCGAAATGCCAGGTGAACCCCACGGCGGGGCTGACCTGTGCGTATCAAGTCCCGAAAGAAGTGCTGGCGTTCCCGCGCTAA
- a CDS encoding chemotaxis protein CheX, with the protein MKMDLIQPFINAADAVLAETLQCNTRIGDMTMEEEIYRRKGVAAVVNVTGDIEGRIIFDIDAETATRIASTLAGQEVAQSDEIIAETICELANLVIGNAVTALNDQGFRFKIHPPQVHKDDVGLPGSEDTEALVMFVETPAGNVFMNIAMRYNRRRRGEELVASA; encoded by the coding sequence ATGAAGATGGACCTCATCCAGCCCTTCATCAACGCCGCCGACGCGGTGCTTGCCGAGACGCTGCAATGCAACACGCGCATCGGCGATATGACCATGGAGGAAGAGATCTACCGCCGCAAGGGCGTCGCCGCGGTGGTCAACGTCACCGGCGACATCGAAGGCCGCATCATCTTCGACATCGACGCCGAAACCGCCACACGAATTGCCTCAACCCTCGCGGGCCAGGAAGTCGCGCAATCTGATGAGATCATCGCCGAGACGATCTGCGAGCTCGCTAACCTGGTCATCGGCAATGCTGTCACCGCACTCAACGACCAGGGCTTCCGCTTCAAGATCCATCCGCCGCAAGTGCATAAGGATGACGTTGGACTACCAGGCAGCGAAGACACAGAAGCGCTGGTGATGTTCGTCGAGACGCCAGCAGGAAATGTGTTCATGAATATCGCGATGCGCTACAACCGGCGTCGTCGCGGCGAAGAGCTCGTCGCCTCCGCATAA
- a CDS encoding response regulator: MEQFAALLRSKDRQPVRYLVVDDSVFARKNLAKMIDTFGGQVAGEAGDGCTAITEYDRTHPDIVLMDITMPQMEGIEAAERIVRQHPDARIVMVSSVGYQENIVAALQKGARHFVQKPVKPEVLYEVIKYVLGDEGLAMASASAVAGDSGQ, encoded by the coding sequence ATGGAGCAATTCGCTGCTCTACTCCGCAGCAAGGACCGGCAACCGGTACGCTACCTCGTGGTAGACGACTCCGTGTTTGCCCGCAAGAACCTGGCCAAGATGATTGATACCTTTGGTGGCCAGGTGGCGGGCGAGGCCGGAGACGGCTGCACGGCAATCACGGAGTACGACCGCACCCACCCCGACATCGTGCTCATGGACATCACCATGCCGCAGATGGAGGGCATCGAAGCTGCCGAGCGCATCGTGCGCCAGCACCCCGACGCCCGCATCGTTATGGTGTCGTCGGTCGGCTATCAGGAGAACATCGTGGCGGCGCTCCAGAAGGGCGCGCGGCACTTTGTCCAGAAGCCGGTGAAGCCCGAGGTCCTCTACGAGGTGATCAAGTACGTCCTTGGCGACGAGGGTTTGGCGATGGCGTCGGCTTCTGCCGTTGCGGGAGATTCCGGCCAATGA
- a CDS encoding protein-glutamate methylesterase/protein-glutamine glutaminase, translated as MRTTPIRVLVVDDSALMRKMITQMLQKDPAIEVIGTAMDGAFGLKKIEELRPDVVTLDLEMPNMDGMEMLRHITKRGQTPVIVVSAHTTQGARETFKALQLGAFDFVAKPQEGSSLTLENVADEIIAKIKVAGAARKPRPQIATVDEALLRSARKPARPPVASRTTPSKIIAIGISTGGPNALLFMLSQLPADFAGTILIVQHMPEGFTQMFSNRLAESCAIEVKEAASGDLLLAGRALICPGNRHMRVRRMPMGDVVVLSDEPPVNGHRPSADVLFRSVAQEFGPKVVALIMTGMGEDGADAIGAVKAAGGLAVAQDEGSSVVFGMPKVAIERGNVNRVVALDALPNLLMVQSAAQRVSSFD; from the coding sequence TTGAGGACTACGCCGATCCGCGTGTTAGTGGTGGATGACTCTGCGCTGATGAGGAAGATGATCACACAGATGCTCCAGAAGGACCCGGCGATCGAGGTCATAGGCACCGCTATGGACGGGGCCTTTGGACTCAAGAAGATCGAGGAACTTCGGCCGGATGTGGTCACACTCGATCTCGAGATGCCCAACATGGATGGTATGGAAATGCTGCGCCACATAACCAAGCGCGGACAAACTCCGGTGATCGTCGTGAGTGCTCACACCACCCAGGGCGCGCGAGAGACGTTCAAGGCGCTGCAACTCGGCGCGTTTGACTTCGTCGCCAAGCCGCAGGAGGGCTCTTCCCTCACCCTTGAGAATGTGGCAGATGAGATCATTGCGAAGATCAAGGTTGCCGGCGCCGCGCGCAAGCCGAGGCCGCAAATCGCTACAGTTGATGAAGCGCTATTGCGTTCGGCGCGTAAGCCGGCGCGACCACCCGTCGCCTCGCGGACGACGCCGTCGAAGATCATCGCCATTGGCATATCAACCGGCGGTCCCAATGCCCTGCTCTTCATGCTGTCACAGCTTCCCGCCGATTTTGCCGGTACGATCTTGATCGTGCAACACATGCCCGAAGGCTTTACCCAGATGTTCTCGAACCGGCTCGCTGAGTCCTGCGCCATCGAAGTGAAGGAAGCCGCTTCCGGGGATTTGCTGCTGGCAGGGCGTGCTTTGATCTGCCCGGGGAATCGTCATATGCGTGTACGCCGTATGCCGATGGGTGATGTTGTCGTTTTGTCCGATGAGCCCCCGGTTAACGGGCATAGGCCTTCGGCAGACGTGCTTTTCCGGTCCGTGGCCCAGGAGTTTGGCCCAAAAGTCGTCGCCCTGATCATGACGGGGATGGGTGAAGATGGCGCCGATGCGATAGGCGCGGTGAAAGCCGCTGGCGGCCTGGCAGTTGCACAGGACGAGGGCTCCAGCGTGGTATTTGGGATGCCTAAGGTTGCCATAGAACGCGGCAACGTGAATCGAGTGGTTGCGCTGGATGCATTGCCGAATTTGCTCATGGTACAAAGCGCGGCGCAACGGGTCAGTTCGTTCGATTGA